The Stygiolobus azoricus genome window below encodes:
- the rpl12p gene encoding 50S ribosomal protein P1, whose product MEYIYASLLLHSAKKEINEDNLKNVLSAAGITVDEVRLKAVVAALKEVNIDEVLKNATAMPVAVAAAPAQAAAPAEKKEEKKEEEEKKGPSEEEIGGGLASLFG is encoded by the coding sequence ATGGAATACATCTACGCGAGCCTCTTATTACATTCGGCTAAAAAAGAGATAAATGAAGATAACCTCAAAAACGTACTCTCTGCTGCAGGTATAACCGTAGACGAAGTTAGGTTAAAGGCTGTAGTAGCTGCCCTAAAAGAAGTAAACATTGACGAAGTCCTCAAGAACGCCACTGCAATGCCAGTAGCTGTAGCAGCTGCTCCTGCTCAGGCTGCTGCTCCTGCTGAGAAGAAGGAGGAGAAGAAGGAGGAAGAGGAGAAGAAGGGACCTAGTGAAGAGGAGATTGGTGGCGGTTTAGCCTCACTATTCGGATAA
- a CDS encoding 50S ribosomal protein L11, translating to MPTKSIKIVVEGGNAKPGPPLGPTLSQLGLNVGEVVKKINEATSQFKGMTVPITIEIDTSTKKYEIKVGVPTTTSLLLKTVGAEAPSGDPEHKKIGNLKMEQIIDVAIKKKPQLTAKTLKAAVKSILGTARSIGITVEGKDPKMVVKEVEQGKYDDLLTKYEQKWNEVEG from the coding sequence ATGCCCACAAAGTCAATAAAAATCGTAGTTGAAGGAGGAAACGCAAAGCCAGGCCCACCACTGGGTCCTACGCTCTCACAACTAGGACTAAATGTAGGTGAAGTGGTAAAGAAAATAAATGAGGCAACATCTCAATTTAAAGGCATGACAGTACCTATAACTATAGAAATTGACACTTCCACCAAGAAGTACGAGATAAAGGTAGGTGTTCCAACCACCACATCCTTACTTCTCAAAACTGTAGGTGCTGAAGCACCTTCTGGTGACCCCGAGCACAAGAAGATAGGGAACTTAAAGATGGAGCAGATAATTGACGTAGCAATAAAGAAAAAGCCGCAGTTAACAGCTAAAACCCTAAAGGCTGCAGTAAAGAGCATTCTAGGGACTGCGAGATCAATAGGAATTACAGTAGAGGGTAAAGACCCAAAGATGGTCGTAAAAGAGGTAGAACAAGGTAAATATGATGATTTATTAACCAAATATGAGCAAAAATGGAATGAGGTAGAAGGGTGA
- a CDS encoding transcription elongation factor Spt5, with translation MEAPKFRNYYAVRVTAGQEINVALMIEERIKTNSVKEIYSIIVPPNVKGYVIVEASGPHVVKLVATGIRHVKGVAHGLVQKEDVVKFVSKTIAIPTVKEGDIVEIVSGPFRGMQAEVKRLDSAKNEVVLNILESSFPLQVTVPLDQVKPVKK, from the coding sequence GTGGAAGCACCAAAATTCAGGAACTATTACGCAGTAAGAGTTACGGCTGGTCAGGAAATAAACGTAGCCTTGATGATCGAAGAGAGGATCAAAACAAATAGCGTTAAAGAGATTTATTCAATTATTGTCCCGCCCAACGTCAAGGGTTATGTCATTGTAGAAGCCTCTGGTCCACATGTAGTAAAACTGGTAGCTACTGGTATAAGACACGTAAAAGGAGTAGCCCATGGATTAGTCCAAAAAGAAGATGTAGTCAAATTCGTCTCTAAGACCATCGCAATACCTACTGTGAAAGAGGGCGATATAGTAGAGATTGTGAGCGGCCCTTTTAGAGGTATGCAAGCGGAAGTAAAGAGATTAGATAGTGCAAAGAATGAAGTAGTTTTAAATATTTTGGAATCATCATTTCCTCTTCAGGTTACAGTCCCCCTTGACCAGGTTAAACCCGTTAAAAAGTAA
- a CDS encoding 50S ribosomal protein L1 produces MIADRNSLVEALKQALDPSNNPKRNFTQSVDIIVTFKGVDMKKGEIKLREIVPLPKAPTKARKVLVVPSFEQLESVKKAQPNVILTKEELQKLQGQKRPVKKLARQNDWFLISQDSMALAGRIIGPALGPRGKFPVPLPNSSDVSEYVNRFKRSTLVKTKDQPHVQAFIGTEDMKPEDLADNALAVLNAIENKTRVEGILRAIYVKTTMGKVVKVNVK; encoded by the coding sequence ATGATCGCCGACAGAAATAGTCTAGTGGAAGCGTTGAAACAAGCACTAGACCCTTCAAACAATCCTAAGAGGAACTTCACTCAGAGCGTTGACATAATAGTAACCTTTAAAGGAGTGGATATGAAAAAAGGAGAAATAAAACTAAGGGAGATAGTCCCATTACCTAAGGCTCCTACAAAGGCTAGGAAAGTTCTCGTAGTACCTTCCTTTGAGCAGTTAGAATCAGTTAAGAAAGCCCAACCTAACGTCATCCTAACTAAAGAAGAGTTACAAAAGTTACAAGGACAGAAGAGGCCAGTGAAGAAACTCGCGAGACAGAACGACTGGTTCTTGATATCTCAGGACTCCATGGCATTAGCCGGTAGGATAATAGGACCCGCACTGGGTCCTAGAGGAAAGTTCCCGGTTCCCCTTCCAAACTCTTCTGACGTCTCAGAGTATGTTAATAGATTTAAGAGATCAACACTAGTTAAGACAAAAGACCAGCCCCATGTTCAAGCTTTCATAGGAACTGAAGATATGAAGCCTGAAGATCTAGCAGACAATGCCTTAGCTGTACTTAACGCTATCGAAAATAAGACTAGAGTTGAAGGTATTTTGAGAGCGATATATGTAAAAACCACTATGGGTAAAGTAGTAAAAGTTAATGTGAAGTGA
- a CDS encoding SecE/sec61-gamma family protein translocase subunit — protein sequence MALLESLKKLKDDWKLITSVAKKPDKDMLNYNIKLTLLVIGVVGILAYIIQLTVTLIIK from the coding sequence ATGGCATTGTTAGAGTCCCTTAAAAAACTCAAGGACGATTGGAAACTGATAACCAGCGTAGCTAAAAAACCTGACAAGGATATGTTAAACTACAACATTAAGCTTACACTACTTGTAATCGGAGTTGTCGGGATCCTCGCGTATATAATACAACTTACCGTTACCCTAATTATAAAATAG
- a CDS encoding 50S ribosomal protein L10: MALVTQHKIPKWKIEEVEELTQKLKEYPTIIIADIQGFPADKLHDIRKKLRGKAEIKVTRNSLFELALKKAGIDASKFEPYLTGSNAYIFTKSNPFELHLFLSKFRLKRYAMPGDKADEEVVIPAGDTGMPAGPILSTFGKLKVKTKVQDGKVHVLQDTVIAKPGDPIPPDAIPILQKLGIMPVYIKLSIKVAYEGGILIPGEQLAINLDEYKDQVMKAHFNAFNLAVEIAYPVPEVLKVTAQKAARNAISLAAEIGYITPETAQAVISRAMAKAYALAGAISGKVDLGIQVPASAPAQAAAPAEKKEEKKEEEEKKGPSEEEIGGGLASLFG; encoded by the coding sequence ATGGCCTTAGTAACTCAACACAAAATTCCGAAATGGAAGATAGAGGAAGTAGAAGAACTAACCCAAAAACTTAAGGAGTACCCTACAATAATAATCGCAGATATACAAGGTTTCCCAGCTGACAAGTTGCACGATATTAGAAAGAAATTGAGAGGGAAAGCTGAGATAAAAGTAACTAGGAATAGTTTGTTCGAACTAGCTCTTAAGAAAGCTGGTATTGACGCGTCTAAATTCGAACCTTATCTCACTGGTTCAAACGCTTATATCTTCACCAAGTCAAACCCGTTCGAACTCCACTTATTCCTCTCCAAGTTTAGACTAAAGAGGTATGCAATGCCTGGTGACAAGGCAGATGAAGAAGTAGTAATACCAGCTGGAGACACTGGAATGCCTGCAGGTCCTATACTGAGCACTTTCGGTAAGCTTAAGGTTAAGACCAAGGTTCAAGACGGTAAAGTCCACGTATTACAAGATACCGTGATAGCAAAGCCTGGTGATCCAATTCCTCCTGATGCTATACCTATACTACAAAAGTTAGGGATAATGCCCGTCTATATAAAACTCAGCATAAAAGTCGCATACGAAGGAGGCATACTAATACCCGGTGAACAACTGGCTATTAACTTAGACGAGTACAAGGATCAAGTAATGAAAGCTCACTTTAACGCCTTCAACTTAGCTGTAGAAATAGCCTATCCAGTGCCAGAAGTACTGAAGGTCACAGCACAGAAAGCTGCAAGAAATGCCATTTCCTTAGCTGCTGAAATAGGCTACATAACTCCTGAAACAGCACAAGCAGTAATATCAAGAGCTATGGCTAAGGCATATGCACTTGCCGGAGCAATCAGTGGTAAAGTAGACTTAGGTATACAAGTACCAGCTTCTGCTCCTGCTCAGGCTGCTGCTCCTGCTGAGAAGAAGGAGGAGAAGAAGGAGGAAGAGGAGAAGAAGGGACCTAGTGAAGAGGAGATTGGTGGCGGTTTAGCCTCACTATTCGGTTAA